From a region of the Torulaspora globosa chromosome 7, complete sequence genome:
- the SAM4 gene encoding S-adenosylmethionine-homocysteine S-methyltransferase SAM4, whose product MARLALKQLLQENPRKVLVLDGGQGTELERRGINVANPVWSTIPFIDDAFWSESSAERKIVEEMYRDFMKAGAEILMTVTYQASFKSVSENTPITTLSEYNSLLTRIVDFARGCVGEDKYLIGSIGSWGAHVCCEFTGDYGPNPETIDYYEYFKPQLENFNKSPQIDVIAFETIPNIHEIKAILSWDETILSKPFYIGLSVDDNGLLRDGTTMAEIAEFIKSVGDKINPNFTLLGINCVSFNTSSDILASIHKVLPDMPLLVYPNSGEVYDAERKVWHPNGDKSNTWDLVVKRYIEAGARVIGGCCRTTPEDITEVSEAVKKYSE is encoded by the coding sequence ATGGCACGCCTTGCTTTGAAACAATTGTTGCAGGAGAATCCCAGGAAAGTTTTGGTTCTTGACGGCGGGCAGGGTActgaacttgaaagaaggGGTATCAACGTTGCCAACCCTGTTTGGTCGACCATTCCTTTCATTGATGACGCATTTTGGTCCGAGTCATCTGCTGAGAGGAAGATCGTCGAAGAGATGTACCGTGATTTTATGAAGGCTGGTGCTGAAATCTTGATGACTGTCACATACCAagccagcttcaaatccGTGTCCGAGAACACACCGATCACGACGTTGTCGGAATATAACAGCTTGCTGACTAGGATCGTCGATTTCGCCCGTGGATGCGTTGGCGAAGATAAGTATCTGATCGGAAGTATTGGATCCTGGGGCGCTCATGTTTGCTGTGAATTCACTGGTGATTATGGCCCGAACCCTGAGACAATCGACTACTACGAATATTTCAAACCGCAACTTGAGAACTTCAACAAAAGCCCACAAATAGACGTGATCGCATTCGAAACTATCCCAAACATCCACGAGATAAAGGCCATCCTCTCGTGGGACGAGACCATTCTTTCCAAGCCTTTCTACATCGGCCTCTCTGTTGATGATAACGGCCTCTTGAGAGATGGCACTACCATGGCCGAGATTGCAGAGTTTATCAAGAGTGTCGGCGACAAAATAAACCCCAATTTTACGCTCCTAGGTATCAATTGTGTCAGTTTCAACACTTCGTCGGACATCCTCGCATCAATACATAAGGTATTGCCAGATATGCCGCTATTAGTGTATCCAAACAGTGGTGAGGTTTACGACGCAGAGAGGAAGGTCTGGCATCCCAACGGCGATAAGTCGAATACTTGGGATCTTGTCGTCAAGAGGTATATTGAAGCCGGTGCCCGCGTCATCGGGGGCTGCTGCAGAACAACGCCTGAAGATATTACAGAGGTGTCAGAGGCCGTCAAGAAATACTCAGAATAG
- the IRC7 gene encoding cysteine-S-conjugate beta-lyase IRC7 (similar to Saccharomyces cerevisiae YFR055W): MTKSEETFPLGVDSLLCAVGRHTEEQFGFLNPPLYKGSTIIHKTVKSLENHEGRFFYGIAGSPTIANLEDAWTKLTEAAGTVISPSGHGSIALAILSVISAGCHILVPESVFPPTAVFCNTFLSRLAVEVEYYDPLIGVGIEKLIKDNTVAIYMESPGSNTMEVQDVPAIVQIAKRNGLKTIIDNTWATPLFFKPHSFGVDLSIEAGTKYVGGHSDILLGLVTANEENWPALKSTYSCLGMLPGAEDCHMALRSLRTFRLRVREAERKALKIAKWLQRRDEVERVLHPAFEECPGHEYWARDFRGSTGLFSIILRPRYSRASLEHMLENMVIFSLGYSWGGYESLIVPLSEEVSERLKARNHYGYGLRLQIGLEDIEDLQKDLVLGFERLKSVI; this comes from the coding sequence ATGACGaaatctgaagaaacctTTCCGCTTGGAGTCGACTCGCTGCTTTGCGCTGTTGGTCGGCATACAGAAGAACAATTTGGCTTTTTGAATCCACCACTTTACAAGGGCTCGACGATCATTCACAAGACTGTCAAAAGCCTTGAGAACCACGAGGGAAGATTCTTTTACGGTATTGCAGGTTCCCCAACGATTGCTAACCTTGAAGACGCTTGGACAAAGTTGACGGAAGCCGCTGGCACAGTCATTTCACCCTCCGGACATGGCTCTATTGCGCTAGCCATTTTGAGCGTTATCTCTGCAGGATGCCACATCCTGGTACCAGAAAGTGTATTTCCGCCAACGGCTGTCTTTTGTAACACGTTTCTGAGCAGATTGGCTGTCGAGGTCGAATATTATGACCCGTTGATCGGAGTTGGGATCGAGAAACTAATCAAGGACAACACGGTTGCGATTTACATGGAGAGTCCCGGCTCGAATACGATGGAAGTACAAGACGTTCCAGCAATTGTCCAGATTGCCAAGAGGAACGGGCTCAAGACAATTATTGATAATACTTGGGCAACACCTTTGTTTTTCAAGCCCCATTCGTTTGGGGTGGACCTCTCAATTGAAGCAGGAACAAAGTATGTTGGGGGACATTCTGATATCCTTTTGGGGCTGGTTACGGCGAATGAAGAGAACTGGCCGGCGTTGAAGAGTACATACAGCTGTTTGGGCATGCTTCctggagcagaagattgtCATATGGCTCTTAGAAGTCTCCGTACATTTCGCCTGCGTGTCAGAGAGGCCGAGCGCAAGGCTTTAAAGATTGCCAAGTGGCTACAAAGGAGAGATGAGGTTGAGAGGGTTCTGCACCCTGCTTTTGAGGAATGCCCAGGCCATGAATATTGGGCCAGAGATTTTCGAGGATCAACAGGCTTGTTCAGCATCATACTAAGACCCAGGTACTCTAGAGCATCTCTCGAGCATATGCTTGAGAACATGGTGATCTTCAGTCTTGGTTACTCTTGGGGCGGTTACGAGTCCTTGATCGTTCCATTAAGTGAGGAGGTCAGTGAGAGACTGAAGGCACGGAACCACTATGGCTACGGGCTAAGGCTTCAAATCGGTCTTGAAGATATAGAAGATTTGCAAAAGGATCTAGTTCTGGGCTTCGAGCGTCTAAAGAGCGTCATTTGA
- a CDS encoding uncharacterized protein (similar to Saccharomyces cerevisiae YKL070W) produces MYIPKQYEVTDLAKQIEVIQKNPLGILFTARKSNSGLLSYVLGGSSDAVDSELCATHLPFLFVEGKGGQKHKLIAHMAAKNGQIAHLEESGRVLIVFQGPHSYMSPSWCPTKKKTHKVVPGWYYATLHVYGTPKIIRDKKWLLDQVSQLSDQEEGKRPEGAEFEEKWKVTDAPERVIDAKLNGVVGVEIEISDMQCKFRFGQEMSKEDIEGVIHGFEHELGGEHGADLANIARECYSSR; encoded by the coding sequence ATGTACATTCCAAAGCAGTACGAGGTCACTGACCTGGCAAAGCAAATCGAAGTGATCCAGAAAAATCCTTTGGGAATTCTCTTTACCGCAAGAAAATCTAATAGCGGACTCTTAAGCTATGTGTTAGGAGGATCCTCTGATGCTGTTGACTCTGAACTCTGTGCCACCCACTTACCATTCCTCTTTGTTGAGGGGAAAGGTGGTCAAAAGCACAAGCTTATCGCACATATGGCAGCAAAGAATGGTCAGATCGCTCATTTGGAGGAAAGCGGGAGGGTTCTTATTGTTTTCCAAGGACCTCATTCATACATGTCACCTAGCTGGTGCCCAACGAAAAAGAAGACCCATAAAGTGGTTCCTGGCTGGTATTATGCCACACTTCACGTCTATGGAACTCCCAAGATAATCAGAGATAAGAAGTGGCTGCTTGACCAGGTTAGTCAATTGagcgatcaagaagaaggcaaaAGACCAGAAGGTGCggaatttgaagaaaagtGGAAGGTGACAGATGCCCCGGAGCGAGTGATCGATGCGAAGCTCAACGGAGTCGTTGGTGTGGAAATTGAAATCTCAGATATGCAATGTAAATTCAGGTTTGGCCAGGAGATGTCTAAAGAGGACATCGAAGGTGTAATTCATGGTTTCGAGCATGAACTAGGAGGAGAACATGGCGCAGACCTGGCTAACATCGCTAGAGAATGTTATAGTTCGCGCTAA